The nucleotide sequence ACGGATGCTCGGGAGGACACCGCAATTGGTGTTGTGCTTCTCACAGGTGCTGGGCCCCATACGGATGGGAAATATGCTTTTTGCGCTGGGGGCGATCAAAGTATTCGGAGCCTGGCGGGTTATGTGGATGGGGCCGGGATACCGCGCTTGAATGTCTTAGATTTACAAAGATTGATTCGGACAATGCCCAAGGTGGTGATTGCCTTAGTTGCTGGTTATGCCATTGGCGGCGGTCATGTGCTGCATTTGGTTTGTGATTTAACCCTTGCGGCAGATAATGCCATATTTGGACAGACAGGCCCCCAGGTGGGCAGTTTTGATGGCGGGTTTGGAGCCAGTTACTTAGCTCGGGTGGTTGGGCAAAAGAAAGCGCGGGAAATTTGGTTTCTCTGTCGGCAATATGATGCTCAAGCTGCGTTAGATATGGGCCTGGTGAATTGTGTTGTGCCTGTGGAGCAGTTGGAAATGGAGGGCATTCGTTGGGCAGAAGAAATTCTCAGTAAAAGCCCCCTGGCGATCCGCTGCTTAAAATCTGCCTTTAATGCCGACTGTGATGGCCAGGCCGGGTTACAGGAACTTGCGGGGAATGCCACCTTGCTTTACTACTTGACCGAAGAAGCCCAAGAGGGCAAACAAGCCTTTCTAGAAAAACGCCCAGCCAATTTCCAAGACTATCCCTGGCTACCCTAGACTAATAATTCTCCCTGCCAAATCAATACGGCCTGCCCCCCTAAGTAGACCCGATTTCCTTCTCCCCGAACTGTGACCCACCCACCCCGCCCCGAGGCCTGGAATCCTGTTAGTTGTTGCTTACCTAGTTTTTCTGACCAGTAGGGATATAAGCTGCAATGGGCCGAACCCGTCACCGGATCTTCATCAATGCCAGCGGCCGGCGCAAAAAATCGGGAAATAAAGTCTGCCTCGGATACATCAGATTTGGCTGTGACAATCACACCGAGACAAGGAACCTGAGCCAAGATTGGGAAATTAGGTTGCAAGCCGCGTAAGGTATTGGCATCTAATTCAATAAAATAATTTTTGGGTGTCTTGCCAGCAAAGTTGAGATGGGCAACGGTGATTCCCAGGCCCCGTAACACCAACTCTGGGCATTCGCTGGGGGTAATGAGTTGGATCGGGAAATCTAACTCTAAGCCATTATCTGTTTGCCGAGCCATTAAGGGGCCACTGCGAGTCTGGAACGTAATCGGCTGATCTGGCGGGACAAGCTGTTGACTCAAGAGAACATAGGCGGAGGCCAGGGTGGCATGGCCGCATAAATCCACTTCCACAGTCGGGGTAAACCAGCGCAATTGATAGTCTTGACCTTGAGGCAGCAAAAACGCCGTTTCCGACAAATTCATCTCGGCCGCTACCCCTTGCAACCAGGCCTGGTCTCGCTCTTCCGGTAACAAGCAAACCGCGGCGGGATTCCCGGAAAAGGGCCGATTTGTAAAGGCATTGACTTGGAATAAGGGTATTTTTGTCGACATCGCTACCAGTTCCTAAGCCGCTAGTTCAACCCCAAACACTTCCCCAAACACTTGGGCCACCCGATCCCCAGAATCAATCGAAGCGAGGGGATCTTTGCGTAAACGATGCCGTAAACACAGGACAATTACTCGGCGAATATCATCTACAGTGACATCCTGATGGCCTTCCAATGCGGCAATGGCCTTGGCGGCCCGATTGGTGACAATATCTCCCCGCAAGCCATCCACATCCAAGTAGGAGCATACCTGGGAAATCTGGACGCGCAGTTCATGGTCGAGGGTGACATGGGGCAGACGGGCCTGGGCGACAATAATCTGGGCCTGGAGGTTTTCTTGCTCGGCCCGATGTTGATTTAAGAAGCCTTCCGGATCTTGATCAAACTGGGTACGTTGTTCGACAATT is from Synechococcus sp. PCC 6312 and encodes:
- the menB gene encoding 1,4-dihydroxy-2-naphthoyl-CoA synthase, yielding MALAWQAVNSYEDILYHKANGIAKITINRPHKRNAFRPHTVSELIAAFTDAREDTAIGVVLLTGAGPHTDGKYAFCAGGDQSIRSLAGYVDGAGIPRLNVLDLQRLIRTMPKVVIALVAGYAIGGGHVLHLVCDLTLAADNAIFGQTGPQVGSFDGGFGASYLARVVGQKKAREIWFLCRQYDAQAALDMGLVNCVVPVEQLEMEGIRWAEEILSKSPLAIRCLKSAFNADCDGQAGLQELAGNATLLYYLTEEAQEGKQAFLEKRPANFQDYPWLP
- a CDS encoding PhzF family phenazine biosynthesis protein is translated as MSTKIPLFQVNAFTNRPFSGNPAAVCLLPEERDQAWLQGVAAEMNLSETAFLLPQGQDYQLRWFTPTVEVDLCGHATLASAYVLLSQQLVPPDQPITFQTRSGPLMARQTDNGLELDFPIQLITPSECPELVLRGLGITVAHLNFAGKTPKNYFIELDANTLRGLQPNFPILAQVPCLGVIVTAKSDVSEADFISRFFAPAAGIDEDPVTGSAHCSLYPYWSEKLGKQQLTGFQASGRGGWVTVRGEGNRVYLGGQAVLIWQGELLV